A single window of Leishmania panamensis strain MHOM/PA/94/PSC-1 chromosome 35 sequence DNA harbors:
- a CDS encoding 40S ribosomal protein S10, putative (TriTrypDB/GeneDB-style sysID: LpmP.35.1010) has protein sequence MSTYVPKSSRDNVYRFFFTEGVIACKKDRMGTWTGTLGGSTFTVPCIQVMQLMRSLKSRSLIKEQYAWRHYYWTLNDEGIAYMRNYLHLAPSVMPNTQKPSSVNFEKVTEGRGRGRGRGGRGRGEGRGRGRGEGRGRGSRGRGFGGERTNYRAAAAAAMEGEAAPAAAAE, from the coding sequence ATGTCGACTTACGTCCCCAAGTCGTCCCGCGACAACGTGTATCGGTTCTTCTTCACGGAGGGCGTGATCGCGTGCAAGAAGGATCGCATGGGCACGTGGACGGGCACCCTCGGCGGTAGCACCTTCACGGTTCCGTGCATTCAGGTCATGCAGCTGATGCGCTCCCTGAAGAGCCGCAGCCTGATCAAGGAGCAGTACGCGTGGCGCCACTACTACTGGACCCTGAACGACGAGGGTATTGCCTACATGCGCAACTACCTGCATCTTGCTCCGTCGGTGATGCCGAACACGCAGAAGCCGAGCAGCGTGAACTTCGAGAAGGTGACAGAGGGCCGCGGCCGCGGTCGTGGCCGTGGTGGCCGTGGGCGCGGCGAGGGCCGCGGTCGCGGACGTGGTGAGGGCCGTGGTCGTGGCAGCCGTGGCCGTGGCTTCGGTGGCGAGCGCACAAACTaccgtgccgccgccgccgcggcaatGGAGGGTGAggctgctccagcagcggctgcggagTAG
- a CDS encoding hypothetical protein (TriTrypDB/GeneDB-style sysID: LpmP.35.1000) — MSKSVDVFNLSQNRLRAASFQDEEERQNAEYAERHNLQALFSEFATQLREKDPKTEQEAERVLLDLLSHRKAERDRAALRLHFVTCFEVNLDNGRKVLKLTSGSEICTLHIVQKTRSVAVDDTFTVSLEQAEELTEIFYELGRFVVESAKGELTGFISIDDRDVYLLAGGKDCSDVGDELFNMAFLMKASCKD, encoded by the coding sequence ATGTCTAAGAGTGTCGACGTGTTCAATCTGTCGCAGAATCGCCTGCGCGCTGCCTCGTTCcaggatgaggaggagcggcaaAACGCCGAGTACGCAGAGCGGCACAATCTACAGGCGCTCTTCAGTGAGTTTGCCACACAGCTGCGCGAAAAGGATCCAAAGACAGAGCAAGAGGCGGAGCGTGTCCTGCTCGATCTTCTCTCACACCGCAAGGCAGAGCGGGACCGCGCTGCGCTTCGTCTGCACTTTGTTACCTGTTTTGAAGTCAACCTCGACAATGGCCGCAAGGTCTTGAAGCTAACCTCTGGGTCGGAGATATGCACACTGCACATTGTGCAAAAGACACGCTCTGTTGCCGTGGATGACACCTTCACGGTGTCGCTGGAGCAGGCGGAAGAACTGACAGAGATATTCTACGAGCTTGGCCGTTTCGTGGTGGAGTCTGCCAAGGGTGAGCTGACTGGGTTTATTAGCATCGATGACCGTGATGTGTACCTCCTCGCCGGCGGCAAGGACTGCTCCGATGTTGGTGACGAACTCTTCAACATGGCTTTTCTCATGAAGGCGTCATGCAAAGATTGA
- a CDS encoding hypothetical protein (TriTrypDB/GeneDB-style sysID: LpmP.35.0990): MHRTGGRQLALRNGAGKATAGTTWLRVFVAALITLSTGSAVLYVAILGLDDVYSVRNSQNIYYANSSLTASNDTSSATRDPVEGQTLLFPELHASIGFHTVCVSHNCFARSHLSGISALVANAAQGSTGPPLPERLAIAYEEATSQYIFGFDIGTPCGTPRAKIQSLSNLGVAASALSLVLVLALFAISMILCWLVGDATVNHELHCVTANTVDLPTPYLLHKMSRHLRLKKTLLLSAILSLLVFTMALCTMGVAVGLNGSTSKCGQSVCAAFERAMENFYALADSLSMNVSTPRVYSCRYGSTYLLIMVAFSLSAVSLIMNAAMLFVYHRSRYHEKVSAICEQLHQVTGVQSRTDDKNDACLQVRRESALEEVSSMKNSMAAVSRDGSDVLRSDAPFAVGGLARRSSFLSTPADVQRAAHSVGGRIELYRRLKQFKAVEEQRRWCIEMERGIEFQACLALGEKLGSNEGLCRLHKFMLDWFVSPILDMCVSETRCRQQLMCEYYTGATALLASLTDGATVDPLGPAQHRGEGAVLREKVRAVAPQRMRQWQEVQGKMCPTFQRTTSCIAADPRLIRSLSSPSNSERIIHAELNADGWIRKFEELLTAYVDAAFLEPLARHTLKANVRDQEANMSSCFSYSSQYKVPLPYSSRDSFVAVGGVRSHVRADSISATGAAEAFESPFRQQKVLAEGSRASLSDVLQRREVSARAAAA, translated from the coding sequence ATGCACCGCACAGGGGGCCGGCAACTGGCTCTACGCAACGGTGCTGGCAAGGCTACCGCTGGCACGACATGGCTACGTGTTTTTGTTGCTGCCTTAATTACCCTCTCGACTGGGTCGGCAGTGCTGTACGTCGCTATCCTCGGCCTCGATGATGTTTATTCGGTGCGAAACAGCCAAAACATCTACTACGCGAATAGTTCGCTTACAGCATCAAATGACACGTCCTCGGCGACGCGGGACCCAGTCGAAGGCCAAACATTACTTTTTCCAGAACTACACGCCTCTATTGGCTTCCACACCGTGTGCGTCAGTCATAACTGCTTCGCGCGCTCTCATCTCAGTGGCATCTCGGCCCTCGTCGCGAATGCGGCCCAAGGATCCACGGGGCCCCCTCTACCCGAACGTCTGGCTATCGCGTACGAGGAGGCAACGTCCCAATACATCTTCGGCTTTGACATAGGCACGCCGTGCGGGACGCCACGGGCCAAGATACAGTCTCTTAGCAACTTGGGCGTGGCCGCGTCGGCGTTGTCACTTGTATTGgtgctcgctctcttcgccaTAAGCATGATTCTCTGCTGGCTGGTCGGCGACGCGACTGTCAACCACGAGCTCCATTGCGTAACCGCTAACACGGTGGACCTGCCGACACCGTATCTGCTGCACAAAATGAGCCGGCATCTACGGCTGAAAAAGACGCTTCTCTTGAGCGCCATCCTTAGCTTATTGGTCTTTACGATGGCTCTCTGCACGATGGGTGTCGCGGTCGGACTGAACGGGAGCACGTCAAAATGTGGACAGTCTGTCTGCGCTGCGTTTGAACGGGCCATGGAGAACTTCTATGCGCTGGCGGACTCCTTGAGCATGAACGTCTCCACACCGCGCGTCTACTCGTGCCGCTACGGCAGCACCTACCTCCTCATTATGGtggctttctctctctctgctgtcaGCCTGATAATGAACGCGGCTATGCTCTTCGTCTACCATCGATCGCGATATCACGAAAAGGTGTCGGCGATatgcgagcagctgcaccaggtGACAGGCGTGCAGAGCCGCACAGATGACAAGAATGACGCCTGCTTGCAGGTGCGGCGAGAGTCAGCCTTGGAAGAGGTCTCCTCGATGAAAAATTCTATGGCGGCCGTTTCCCGTGATGGCTCCGACGTActccgcagcgacgccccCTTCGCCGTCGGTGGACTGGCGCGGCGTTCTTCGTTTCTGAGTACGCCCGCGGATGTACAACGGGCTGCTCACAGCGTTGGTGGTCGCATCGAATTGTATCGGCGGCTCAAACAGTTcaaggcggtggaggagcagaggcgTTGGTGCATTGAAATGGAAAGGGGTATTGAGTTTCAAGCATGTCTGGCACTCGGCGAAAAGCTGGGGAGCAACGAGGGGCTTTGCAGGCTTCACAAATTCATGCTTGACTGGTTTGTCTCTCCAATCCTCGATATGTGCGTCTCGGAAACGCGCTGCAGGCAGCAGCTAATGTGTGAGTACTACACCGGGGCTACTGCACTTCTCGCTAGCTTAACTGACGGTGCAACGGTTGACCCGTTAGGACCTGCTCAGCACCGAGGGGAGGGTGCCGTCCTACGGGAAAAGGTGAGGGCAGTGGCGCCACAACGCATGCGACAGTGGCAGGAAGTACAGGGGAAGATGTGCCCTACCTTTCAAcgcaccacctcgtgcaTAGCTGCGGATCCTCGACTGATACGAAGTTTGTCCTCCCCGAGCAATTCAGAACGAATCATACACGCGGAGCTGAACGCCGATGGGTGGATTCGGAAGTTCGAGGAGCTCCTCACAGCCTACGTGGATGCAGCCTTCTTAGAACCTCTTGCGAGGCATACTCTCAAAGCGAATGTGCGGGATCAGGAGGCGAAcatgagcagctgcttctcctaTTCTAGCCAGTACAAGGTTCCCTTGCcctacagcagcagagacagcTTCGTTGCCGTCGGTGGTGTGCGGTCACACGTGCGTGCTGACAGCATATCAGCTACTGGCGCCGCTGAGGCGTTCGAGTCTCCGTTCAGACAGCAGAAGGTGCTGGCGGAAGGTTCCCGTGCATCGCTCAGCGATGTTCTGCAACGCCGAGAGGTGAGTGCACGCGCGGCCGCAGCATAG
- a CDS encoding 40S ribosomal protein S10, putative (TriTrypDB/GeneDB-style sysID: LpmP.35.1020), translated as MSTYVPKSSRDNVYRFFFTEGVIACKKDRMGTWTGTLGGSTFTVPCIQVMQLMRSLKSRSLIKEQYAWRHYYWTLNDEGIAYMRNYLHLAPSVMPNTQKPSSVNFEKVTEGRGRGRGRGGRGRGEGRGRGRGEGRGRGSRGRGFGGERTNYRAAAAAAMEGEAAPAAAAE; from the coding sequence ATGTCGACTTACGTCCCCAAGTCGTCCCGCGACAACGTGTATCGGTTCTTCTTCACGGAGGGCGTGATCGCGTGCAAGAAGGATCGCATGGGCACGTGGACGGGCACCCTCGGCGGTAGCACCTTCACGGTTCCGTGCATTCAGGTCATGCAGCTGATGCGCTCCCTGAAGAGCCGCAGCCTGATCAAGGAGCAGTACGCGTGGCGCCACTACTACTGGACCCTGAACGACGAGGGTATTGCCTACATGCGCAACTACCTGCATCTTGCTCCGTCGGTGATGCCGAACACGCAGAAGCCGAGCAGCGTGAACTTCGAGAAGGTGACAGAGGGCCGCGGCCGCGGTCGTGGCCGTGGTGGCCGTGGGCGCGGCGAGGGCCGCGGTCGCGGACGTGGTGAGGGCCGTGGTCGTGGCAGCCGTGGCCGTGGCTTCGGTGGCGAGCGCACAAACTaccgtgccgccgccgccgcggcaatGGAGGGTGAGGCtgccccagcagcggctgcggagTAA
- a CDS encoding intraflagellar transport protein IFT122, putative (TriTrypDB/GeneDB-style sysID: LpmP.35.1030) — MRTSVRWSETAEAVKDVRPPINSLCYSPSGDYVVASCGVRVLVYAASTGTLLHSLKGHQNTIYCVDYAADGKHFASGGADRTVIVWSSKGVGVVKYQHRESIQALAHNPISSHLASVSSIDWGLWSAEQPKVSKYPLPSKGLCAAWTPNGKTLAIGLLSGTIVLLDKGVDEKARIQRSAPVWTLAFTPLREKGVDVLAVGSWDQRLSFYGLSGTPVGRERELDFDPCSLSYFNDGEYILLSGSNHKVTLFTKDGNRLIDVADADDWIWSAHQRPRQKQLCCGTNDGTISCIDIAITTVHAIYNDQYVFRKDMTNVVVHQLSLDRNMVIPCNEYIQKVATFRNRLAVQLQERIIVFELFYDDERNMRYQDIAQIRRRLECSLLCLTTKAIIVSKERRITMYDFQGNKRREWSMESAVQFVKVAGGMEGREILLVGLMGGQVMKVFVDNPFPTLLHKCNAPIKSADFSSSRSRLAVIDSTNTLHVLGLGQKNELLFSEDNVTAVAFNIDVEDILAFTTGDNTLHIKTGSLPAYQQAVRGLVVGFKANHVFNLHYSNMMVIDVPHAHALYKYVEMRNLDRAYDVACLGVADCDWKMLGLHAMSHARLDIARKAFTHIQDVKLVELLKLLELRCRQSRVEDGLPPTVNGGSGSATTAAVAATTDKGLVSSKDESAAARAAAKDTILYGNILAFQGKYHDAARQFMKAGSELKAVEMYCDLKMWDDARKICTDEKLLKDLIRQQARWAEDSQNFVEAASLYESCGDYAKAIGMMGQAGQVDKLMKMCRSLPKSEVTLITECGNFFRLHNAIPFAIEAYEKVQDHRALIQVYVASGDWRNAFTILEKAPSLAREVYVPWASWLADNDKFDEALEAFRAAKWPKEAMRLMETLATNSVTCRKFRDAAFYYVHLAEEYGRFDDDETPSDVMKAARIRRSNECIRRADIYYAFSSVYAHTTQPLPYNELSLFHAAKYLFGMCAEAPIPMNVGKTAILYTLSRIANRLEMVRTARAVFEKLQGVILPVSMMEQVDVETLIVRSKPVKDREELLDRCFRCNQLITQLPMAGDRCPTCFHQCVRSFVNFECLPLVEFVLADDVTDEEAEQIIVSGVGRRRSADDEHNNSQSDAVDAKSLPKAKEWQSDKGANVISFEDENIDYEIDQQLVAMGRSKAAVNKGNDPFFTQLQYVLRPGRTTAVYQPFIASADILKGFRRDEVFIVRPRYGTLPVPNRYYRLLRSDIQVCLCNGCQHFFIAGDYEAECMKGNGCPLCRYSPGKQVGRSMRQILFDMEAAATVATTTSTAGAL, encoded by the coding sequence ATGCGTACAAGCGTCCGATGGTCAGAgacggcagaggcggtgaaggATGTGCGTCCTCCCATCAACAGCCTCTGCTACAGCCCGTCTGGGGACTACGTAGTGGCGTCGTGCGGCGTGCGTGTCCTAGTGTACGCCGCCTCCACAGGCACCCTACTACACTCACTGAAGGGTCACCAGAACACAATCTACTGCGTAGACTACGCGGCTGATGGAAAGCActtcgccagcggcggcgctgatcGGACGGTCATTGTGTGGTCGAGCAAGGGTGTGGGCGTTGTGAAGTACCAACACAGGGAATCCATCCAAGCTCTAGCACACAATCCAATCTCTTCGCATCTGGCTTCAGTGTCCAGCATTGACTGGGGCCTGTGGTCGGCAGAGCAGCCCAAGGTCTCCAAATACCCGCTTCCCTCCAAAGGGCTCTGTGCAGCCTGGACACCCAACGGCAAAACACTCGCGATCGGGTTGCTGAGTGGCACTATCGTGCTCTTAGACAAGGGTGTCGACGAGAAGGCCCGAATTCAACGATCGGCACCTGTCTGGACTCTCGCTTTTACGCCGCTGCGAGAAAAAGGCGTCGACGTGCTCGCGGTTGGTTCATGGGACCAGCGACTGTCGTTTTACGGCCTCTCCGGCACACCTGTCGGGCGAGAGCGGGAGCTCGACTTTGACCCCTGCAGTTTGTCCTACTTCAATGACGGAGAGTACATCCTTCTCAGTGGCAGCAACCATAAGGTGACCCTTTTCACAAAGGATGGGAACCGGCTCATCGATGTGGCAGACGCGGACGACTGGATCTGGTCTGCGCACCAGCGGCCGCGGCAGAAACAgctctgctgcggcaccaACGACGGCACCATAAGCTGCATCGATATCGCCATCACCACTGTCCACGCCATCTATAATGACCAATACGTGTTCCGCAAGGATATGACGAACGTGGTCGTACACCAGCTATCGCTTGACCGCAACATGGTGATACCTTGTAACGAGTACATCCAGAAGGTCGCCACGTTTCGCAATCGActcgcggtgcagctgcaggagcgcatcaTTGTATTCGAGCTGTTTTACGACGATGAACGCAACATGCGCTATCAGGACATCGCGCAGATTCGCCGTCGTCTCGAGTGTTCGCTGTTGTGTCTGACGACGAAGGCCATCATCGTGTCCAAGGAGAGGCGGATTACGATGTACGACTTTCAGGGCAACAAGCGGCGCGAGTGGTCGATGGAGAGCGCCGTGCAGTTTGTGAAGGTCGCGGGTGGAATGGAAGGGCGAGAGATTCTGCTTGTCGGGCTGATGGGCGGTCAAGTAATGAAGGTGTTTGTCGACAATCCTTTCCCCACACTCCTGCACAAGTGTAATGCACCAATCAAGAGCGCCGACTTCAGTAGCTCACGTAGTCGCCTCGCTGTCATTGACAGCACCAACACCCTCCATGTATTGGGGCTAGGCCAGAAGAACGAGCTGCTCTTTTCCGAGGATAACGTCACGGCGGTAGCGTTTAACATTGACGTGGAGGACATACTCGCCTTCACAACAGGTGACAATACGCTGCATATAAAGACGGGCTCTCTGCCAGCGTACCAGCAAGCGGTGCGCGGCCTCGTTGTGGGCTTCAAGGCCAACCATGTCTTTAATCTGCATTACTCCAACATGATGGTGATCGACGtgccacacgcgcacgcgctgtACAAGTACGTGGAGATGCGTAATCTCGACCGAGCCTACGACGTCGCCTGTCTTGGTGTGGCTGACTGCGACTGGAAAATGTTGGGACTGCATGCGATGAGCCACGCACGTCTTGACATCGCGCGCAAGGCCTTCACGCACATCCAGGACGTGAAGCTCGTCGAGTTGCTCAAGTTGCTGGagctgcggtgccgccaATCGAGGGTCGAAGACGGCCTACCACCGACGGTaaacggcggcagtggtagcgctaccaccgccgctgtggcagccaCCACGGACAAGGGACTCGTGAGTTCCAAAGACGAGtccgcggcagcgcgcgcggcAGCAAAGGATACCATATTGTACGGCAACATCCTCGCCTTCCAAGGCAAGTACCACGACGCGGCACGGCAGTTCATGAAGGCCGGTAGCGAGCTGAAGGCGGTGGAGATGTACTGCGACCTTAAAATGTGGGATGATGCGCGGAAGATCTGTACTGACGAGAAGCTTCTCAAGGACCTAATTCGGCAGCAGGCGCGCTGGGCAGAGGACTCGCAGAACTTTGTTGAGGCCGCTTCACTTTACGAGAGCTGCGGAGACTACGCAAAAGCGATTGGCATGATGGGACAGGCAGGGCAGGTGGACAAGTTGATGAAAATGTGCCGCAGCCTTCCCAAGTCGGAGGTTACCCTCATCACGGAGTGCGGCAACTTCTTTCGCTTGCACAACGCCATCCCTTTTGCGATCGAGGCGTATGAGAAGGTGCAGGACCACCGAGCGCTTATTCAGGTCTACGTTGCCAGCGGCGACTGGCGCAATGCCTTCACCATTTTGGAGAAGGCGCCGTCCCTGGCGCGCGAGGTGTACGTCCCGTGGGCGAGTTGGCTGGCCGATAACGACAAATTCGACGAAGCCTTAGAGGCGTTCCGCGCGGCAAAGTGGCCCAAGGAGGCCATGCGGCTAATGGAAACGCTGGCGACAAACAGCGTGACGTGCCGCAAATTCCGTGACGCCGCCTTCTACTACGTTCACCTGGCTGAGGAGTACGGGCGATTTGATGACGACGAGACGCCGTCTGATGTGATGAAGGCGGCGCGAATCCGACGGAGCAACGAGTGCATTCGCCGAGCGGACATCTACTACGCCTTCTCAAGTGTGTATGCCCACacgacgcagccgctgccgtacAACGAGCTGAGCCTCTTCCACGCCGCCAAGTACCTCTTTGGCATGTGCGCGGAAGCCCCCATTCCGATGAACGTCGGCAAGACCGCCATTCTCTATACGCTCTCCCGCATCGCGAACCGACTGGAGATGGTGCGCACAGCACGCGCGGTCTTTGAGAAGCTGCAAGGCGTAATCCTTCCGGTGTCTATGATGGAGCAGGTGGACGTCGAGACGCTCATTGTGCGCAGCAAACCGGTAAAGGACCGCGAGGAGCTGCTAGATCGGTGCTTCCGGTGCAACCAGCTTATTACGCAGCTGCCAATGGCTGGAGATCGCTGTCCCACCTGCTTCCATCAGTGCGTCCGCTCCTTTGTCAACTTCGAATGTCTACCGCTGGTTGAGTTTGTTCTCGCTGACGACGTCAccgacgaggaggcagagcagaTCATCGTCTCCGGCGTTGGTCGGCGGAGGTCGGCGGACGACGAGCACAACAATAGCCAGAGCGACGCAGTGGATGCCAAGTCGTTACCCAAGGCGAAGGAGTGGCAGTCAGACAAGGGCGCGAACGTTATCAGCTTCGAGGATGAGAACATCGACTACGAGATTGATCAGCAGCTCGTCGCGATGGGCCGCTCCAAAGCGGCGGTGAACAAAGGCAACGACCCTTTCTTTACCCAGCTGCAGTACGTGCTGCGGCCcggccgcaccaccgcggtGTACCAGCCATTTATTGCGTCAGCAGACATTTTGAAGGGCTTCCGCCGCGACGAGGTATTCATTGTGCGACCGAGGTACGGCACGCTCCCTGTGCCAAACCGCTACTACCGTCTGCTGCGCTCTGATATACAAGTGTGTCTGTGCAATGGCTGTCAGCACTTTTTCATTGCTGGCGATTACGAGGCGGAGTGTATGAAAGGCAACGGTTGCCCCCTCTGCCGGTACTCTCCCGGCAAGCAAGTGGGTCGCTCAATGAGGCAAATTCTGTTCGACATGGAGGCTGCCGCTACGGTAGCGACGACTACGAGTACAGCGGGTGCTCTCTGA